One Oscillospiraceae bacterium genomic region harbors:
- the efp gene encoding elongation factor P — protein sequence MISAGEFRNGVTFEQDGQVLQVVEFQHVKPGKGAAFVRTKTKNVITGSVVETSYNPTAKFPQAFIERKEVTYSYEDGDLYHFMDVETYDDIPVGAADVPDNFKFCKENDTCKLLSYKGKVFSVEIPNFVELEVTATEPGVKGNTATNTLKPATVETGAEIRVPLFINEGDKIRIDTRTGEYMERVN from the coding sequence ATGATTTCTGCAGGCGAATTCCGCAACGGCGTCACCTTCGAGCAGGACGGCCAGGTCCTTCAGGTCGTTGAGTTCCAGCACGTCAAGCCCGGCAAGGGCGCCGCTTTTGTGCGCACCAAGACCAAGAACGTCATCACCGGCTCTGTCGTTGAGACCAGCTACAACCCCACCGCTAAGTTCCCTCAGGCTTTCATCGAGCGCAAAGAGGTCACCTACTCCTACGAGGATGGCGATCTGTACCACTTCATGGATGTTGAGACCTACGACGACATCCCCGTTGGCGCTGCCGATGTGCCCGACAACTTCAAGTTCTGCAAGGAGAACGATACCTGCAAGCTGCTGAGCTACAAGGGCAAGGTCTTCAGCGTTGAGATCCCCAACTTTGTTGAGCTGGAGGTCACCGCTACCGAGCCGGGTGTCAAGGGAAACACCGCCACCAACACCCTGAAGCCCGCCACCGTCGAGACCGGCGCTGAGATCCGCGTGCCCCTGTTCATCAACGAGGGCGACAAGATCCGCATCGATACCCGCACCGGCGAGTATATGGAGCGCGTGAACTGA
- a CDS encoding zinc-ribbon domain-containing protein, which yields MAMDLNAKAAYIRGLMTGMEFDPASKNGKVIAAMMDLLEEMAAQVVEHDNALDQVYDELETLDQDVDDIVSDLYADDDEDDDAEEDSDEALYEVTCPNCGKVSTVDEETLLDQTQELVCPYCNASFDIELEGTEDEQPEDNDQ from the coding sequence ATGGCTATGGATTTGAATGCAAAGGCTGCCTACATCCGCGGCCTGATGACCGGTATGGAGTTTGACCCCGCCAGCAAGAACGGCAAGGTCATTGCCGCCATGATGGACCTGCTGGAAGAGATGGCTGCCCAGGTGGTCGAGCATGACAACGCCCTGGACCAGGTCTACGATGAGCTGGAGACCCTGGACCAGGATGTGGACGACATCGTGAGCGACCTGTACGCCGACGATGACGAGGACGACGACGCCGAAGAGGACAGCGACGAGGCCCTGTACGAGGTCACCTGCCCCAACTGCGGCAAAGTCTCCACTGTGGACGAGGAGACCCTGCTGGATCAGACCCAGGAGCTGGTCTGCCCCTACTGCAATGCCTCTTTTGACATTGAGCTGGAAGGCACCGAGGACGAGCAGCCCGAGGATAACGACCAGTAA
- a CDS encoding DUF2304 domain-containing protein, whose product MFDQTLIRICLIFGSLVTAWYILRRVRQAKVQIEDTIFWLLFSAALLILAIFPGIAYWAANLLGFMSPINFVYVVIIFLLLAKQFFMSIRLSQLDSKVRILTEQVALNEEKVEREKLDL is encoded by the coding sequence ATGTTCGACCAAACGCTTATCCGCATCTGCCTGATCTTCGGCAGCCTGGTCACAGCGTGGTACATCCTGCGCCGCGTGCGCCAGGCAAAAGTCCAGATCGAGGATACGATCTTCTGGCTGCTGTTCAGCGCCGCTTTGCTGATTTTGGCCATCTTCCCCGGCATCGCCTACTGGGCCGCCAACCTGCTGGGCTTCATGAGCCCCATCAACTTTGTGTATGTGGTCATCATCTTTTTGCTGCTGGCCAAGCAGTTCTTCATGTCCATCCGCCTCAGCCAGCTGGACAGCAAAGTCCGCATCCTGACCGAGCAGGTCGCCCTCAACGAGGAAAAAGTCGAGCGGGAAAAATTAGATTTGTAA